A genomic stretch from Larimichthys crocea isolate SSNF unplaced genomic scaffold, L_crocea_2.0 scaffold677, whole genome shotgun sequence includes:
- the LOC104939977 gene encoding secreted frizzled-related protein 3, whose protein sequence is PYYQDPAKCNTESSPDFPMDSSNLHCRGPNGDRCRCKTVKMNLNTYQKNNYNYVIRARVKEVRNRGLEPTAVVEVKEVLKSSLVNIHKETQTLYYSSSCLCPSLSPGEDYLIMGYENEETSRLLLIDSSIAQKWKDKMGRKVKRWNQILQRGRGGPRPNRH, encoded by the exons acCCATACTACCAGGACCCAGCCAAGTGTAACACAG AATCCAGTCCAGACTTTCCAATGGACTCCAGCAATCTCCACTGCAGAGGACCAAATGGAG ATCGCTGTAGATGTAAGacagtaaaaatgaatttgaacaCCTACCAGAAGAACAATTACAACTACG tgatCAGGGCGAgagtgaaggaggtgaggaatCGCGGTCTGGAGCCCACAGCAgtggtggaggtgaaggaggtgctCAAGTCTTCTCTGGTCAATATTcataaagagacacagacactcTATTACTCATCCTCCTGCCTGTGTCCTTCTTTGTCTCCTGGGGAGGACTACCTCATTATGGGCTATGAGAATGAGGAGACATCCAG GTTGCTCCTGATTGACAGCTCTATTGCTCAGAAGTGGAAGGACAAAATGGGCAGGAAGGTCAAG AGATGGAATCAGATCCTACAGAGAGGCCGAGGAGGTCCACGCCCAAATCGCCACTGA